The Phaseolus vulgaris mitochondrion, complete genome genome includes a window with the following:
- the nad3 gene encoding NADH dehydrogenase subunit 3: MSEFAPICIYLVISLLVSLILLGLPFPFASNSSTYPEKLSAYECGFDPFGDARSRFDIRFYLVSILFIIPDPEVTFSFPWAVPPNKIDPFGSWSMMAFLLILTIGSLYEWKRGASDRE, translated from the coding sequence ATGTCAGAATTTGCACCTATTTGTATCTATTTAGTGATCAGTCTGCTAGTTTCTTTGATCTTACTCGGTCTTCCTTTTCCCTTTGCTTCCAATAGTTCGACCTATCCAGAAAAATTGTCGGCCTACGAATGTGGTTTCGATCCTTTCGGTGATGCCAGAAGTCGTTTCGATATACGATTTTATCTTGTTTCCATTTTATTTATTATTCCTGATCCGGAAGTAACCTTTTCCTTTCCTTGGGCAGTACCTCCCAACAAGATTGATCCGTTTGGATCTTGGTCTATGATGGCCTTTTTATTGATTTTGACGATTGGATCTCTCTATGAATGGAAAAGGGGTGCTTCGGATCGGGAGTAA
- the rps12 gene encoding ribosomal protein S12, with protein MPTLNQLIRHGREEKRRTDRTRASDQCPQKQGVRPRVSTRTPKKPNSAPRKIAKVRLSNRHDIFAHIPGEGHNSQEHSMVLIRGGRVKDLPGVKSHCIRGVKDLLGIPDRRRGRSKYGAEKPKSL; from the coding sequence ATGCCTACATTAAATCAATTGATTCGTCATGGTAGAGAAGAAAAACGGCGCACGGACCGTACTCGAGCTTCGGATCAATGTCCCCAGAAGCAAGGAGTACGCCCGCGTGTTTCAACGAGAACACCGAAAAAACCAAATTCAGCTCCACGTAAGATAGCCAAAGTACGATTGAGCAATCGACATGATATATTTGCTCACATTCCGGGCGAAGGTCATAATTCGCAGGAACATTCTATGGTGTTAATAAGAGGAGGTAGAGTGAAAGATTTGCCAGGTGTGAAATCCCATTGTATTCGAGGAGTCAAGGATTTGTTGGGAATTCCGGATCGAAGAAGAGGCAGATCCAAATATGGTGCAGAAAAACCCAAATCTCTATGA
- the atp8 gene encoding ATPase subunit 8 has translation MPQLDKFTYFTQFFWSCLFLFTFYIPICNDGDGVLGISRILKLRNQLVSNRGNKIRSNDPKSLEDIFRKGLSTGVSYMYSSLFEVSKWCNAVDLLGKRRKITFLSCFGEISGSRGMERNILYLISKSSYGASSSNPGWVITSRNDIMLIHVPHGQGRIKK, from the coding sequence ATGCCTCAACTGGATAAATTCACTTATTTCACACAATTCTTCTGGTCATGCCTTTTCCTCTTTACTTTTTATATTCCCATATGCAATGATGGAGATGGAGTACTTGGGATCAGCAGAATTCTAAAACTACGCAACCAACTGGTTTCAAACCGGGGGAACAAAATCCGGAGCAACGACCCCAAGAGTTTGGAAGATATCTTTAGAAAAGGTTTGAGCACCGGTGTATCCTATATGTACTCTAGTTTATTCGAAGTATCCAAATGGTGTAACGCCGTCGACTTATTGGGAAAAAGGAGGAAAATCACTTTTCTCTCTTGTTTCGGAGAAATAAGTGGCTCACGAGGAATGGAAAGAAACATCTTATATTTGATCTCGAAGTCCTCATATGGCGCTTCTTCTTCAAATCCTGGATGGGTGATCACTAGTAGGAATGACATAATGCTAATCCATGTTCCACACGGCCAAGGAAGAATAAAAAAATAA